A portion of the Scleropages formosus chromosome 15, fSclFor1.1, whole genome shotgun sequence genome contains these proteins:
- the rragd gene encoding ras-related GTP-binding protein D isoform X1, with amino-acid sequence MMARADRVTRWWCWEGGRLAFVASAGVQVLRTRMMSTSEARSRYGGDGDGDGEDEQMDEYYEGEDEDDELDTFADGDLDYSCEEGGLSDPFSSEVKPRILLMGLRRSGKSSIQKVVFHKMSPNETLFLESTNKICREDVSNSSFVSFQIWDFPGQIDFFDPTFDYEMIFRGTGALIFVIDSQDDYVEALSRLHLTVTRAYKVNPNINFEVFIHKVDGLSDDHKIEKQRDIHKRANDDLVDAALERIHLSFYLTSIYDHSIFEAFSKVVQKLIPQLPTLENLLNIFISNSGIEKAFLFDVVSKIYIATDSSPVDMQTYELCCDMIDVVIDISCIYGLTSEEAGIPYDKESMAIIHLNNTTVMYLKEVTKFLALVCFLREESFERKGLIDYNFHCFRKAIQEVFDVRLKVQKSRKLLSQRRWSKQAAANGTPSLPC; translated from the exons ATGATGGCTCGGGCAGATCGGGTGACACGGTGGTGGTGTTGGGAGGGGGGGCGGTTGGCGTTTGTCGCCTCCGCCGGCGTCCAAGTTCTGCGAACGCGGATGATGAGCACGAGCGAAGCGCGCTCCCGCTACGGCGGCGACGGGGACGGGGATGGCGAGGACGAGCAGATGGATGAATACTACGAGGGCGAGGACGAGGACGACGAGCTGGACACGTTCGCCGACGGGGACCTGGACTACAGCTGTGAGGAAGGAG GTCTGAGTGACCCATTCAGCAGCGAGGTGAAGCCACGCATCCTGCTGATGGGTCTCCGTCGCAGTGGAAAGTCCTCCATCCAGAAAGTAGTCTTCCACAAGATGTCTCCCAATGAGACCCTTTTCCTGGAGAGCACCAACAAGATCTGTCGAGAGGACGTCTCCAACAGCTCCTTCGTCAGCTTCCAGATCTGGGACTTTCCTGGCCAGATTGATTTCTTTGACCCAACTTTTGACTATGAGATGATCTTCCGTGGCACTGGGGCGCTTATATTTGTCATCGACTCTCAG GACGACTATGTAGAAGCTCTCAGCAGACTGCACCTCACTGTGACCAGGGCCTACAAAGTGAACCCCAACATCAATTTTGAGGTGTTCATCCACAAGGTGGACGGGCTCTCGGACGACCACAAGATCGAGAAGCAGAGGGACATTCATAAGCGGGCCAACGATGACCTGGTTGATGCAGCTTTGGAGAGGATACATTTAAG CTTCTATCTTACCAGCATCTACGACCACTCCATCTTTGAGGCCTTCAGCAAGGTGGTGCAGAAGCTCATTCCTCAGCTTCCTACACTTGAGAATCTCCTCAACATCTTCATATCT AATTCAGGTATCGAGAAGGCCTTTCTCTTCGATGTAGTCAGTAAAATATACATCGCCACGGACAGCAGCCCAGTGGACATGCAGACGTATGAGCTGTGCTGCGATATGATTGATGTGGTCATTGACATCTCCTGCATTTATGG CCTGACCAGCGAGGAAGCAGGAATACCTTACGACAAGGAGTCCATGGCCATTATCCACCTGAACAACACCACGGTGATGTACCTCAAAGAGGTCACCAAGTTCCTGGCCCTGGTCTGCTTCCTCAGAGAAGAAAGCTTTGAGAGGAAAG GACTGATCGACTACAACTTCCACTGCTTCCGGAAGGCCATTCAGGAGGTATTCGATGTGCGCCTGAAAGTGCAGAAATCTCGAAAGTTGTTGAGTCAGCGGAGGTGGAGCAAGCAGGCCGCAGCCAATGGGACGCCCAGCCTGCCGTGCTAA
- the rragd gene encoding ras-related GTP-binding protein D isoform X2 has translation MARTSRWMNTTRARTRTTSWTRSPTGTWTTAVRKEVPRPRRALEGLSDPFSSEVKPRILLMGLRRSGKSSIQKVVFHKMSPNETLFLESTNKICREDVSNSSFVSFQIWDFPGQIDFFDPTFDYEMIFRGTGALIFVIDSQDDYVEALSRLHLTVTRAYKVNPNINFEVFIHKVDGLSDDHKIEKQRDIHKRANDDLVDAALERIHLSFYLTSIYDHSIFEAFSKVVQKLIPQLPTLENLLNIFISNSGIEKAFLFDVVSKIYIATDSSPVDMQTYELCCDMIDVVIDISCIYGLTSEEAGIPYDKESMAIIHLNNTTVMYLKEVTKFLALVCFLREESFERKGLIDYNFHCFRKAIQEVFDVRLKVQKSRKLLSQRRWSKQAAANGTPSLPC, from the exons ATGGCGAGGACGAGCAGATGGATGAATACTACGAGGGCGAGGACGAGGACGACGAGCTGGACACGTTCGCCGACGGGGACCTGGACTACAGCTGTGAGGAAGGAGGTACCGCGGCCGCGGCGCGCGCTGGAAG GTCTGAGTGACCCATTCAGCAGCGAGGTGAAGCCACGCATCCTGCTGATGGGTCTCCGTCGCAGTGGAAAGTCCTCCATCCAGAAAGTAGTCTTCCACAAGATGTCTCCCAATGAGACCCTTTTCCTGGAGAGCACCAACAAGATCTGTCGAGAGGACGTCTCCAACAGCTCCTTCGTCAGCTTCCAGATCTGGGACTTTCCTGGCCAGATTGATTTCTTTGACCCAACTTTTGACTATGAGATGATCTTCCGTGGCACTGGGGCGCTTATATTTGTCATCGACTCTCAG GACGACTATGTAGAAGCTCTCAGCAGACTGCACCTCACTGTGACCAGGGCCTACAAAGTGAACCCCAACATCAATTTTGAGGTGTTCATCCACAAGGTGGACGGGCTCTCGGACGACCACAAGATCGAGAAGCAGAGGGACATTCATAAGCGGGCCAACGATGACCTGGTTGATGCAGCTTTGGAGAGGATACATTTAAG CTTCTATCTTACCAGCATCTACGACCACTCCATCTTTGAGGCCTTCAGCAAGGTGGTGCAGAAGCTCATTCCTCAGCTTCCTACACTTGAGAATCTCCTCAACATCTTCATATCT AATTCAGGTATCGAGAAGGCCTTTCTCTTCGATGTAGTCAGTAAAATATACATCGCCACGGACAGCAGCCCAGTGGACATGCAGACGTATGAGCTGTGCTGCGATATGATTGATGTGGTCATTGACATCTCCTGCATTTATGG CCTGACCAGCGAGGAAGCAGGAATACCTTACGACAAGGAGTCCATGGCCATTATCCACCTGAACAACACCACGGTGATGTACCTCAAAGAGGTCACCAAGTTCCTGGCCCTGGTCTGCTTCCTCAGAGAAGAAAGCTTTGAGAGGAAAG GACTGATCGACTACAACTTCCACTGCTTCCGGAAGGCCATTCAGGAGGTATTCGATGTGCGCCTGAAAGTGCAGAAATCTCGAAAGTTGTTGAGTCAGCGGAGGTGGAGCAAGCAGGCCGCAGCCAATGGGACGCCCAGCCTGCCGTGCTAA